In the genome of Taurinivorans muris, one region contains:
- a CDS encoding hydrogenase small subunit, translating into MRFSIGLGKDGVEERLEQNGVSRRDFLKFCSAVAVAMGLAPSMAPSIAKALTQGKRPVVVYLHNAECTGCSEALLRTYQPLLDAILFDTISLEYHETLMQASGEMAEKSLEEAINHPDGFICLVEGAIPTAQDGIFGTIAGHTMYDNCKKILTKAKAVVAIGTCAAFGGVQAAAPNPTGAKGLNDCYGEFGVNAINIAGCPPNPLNMVGALVALLQGKEVELDDNNRPLMFFGETVHDQCERLPHFEAGEFAPSFDSEEAKNGWCLYELGCKGPSTYNNCPKVLFNEVSWPVKGGHPCIGCSEPDFWDSLSPFYEA; encoded by the coding sequence ATGCGTTTCTCCATTGGACTTGGAAAAGACGGAGTTGAAGAACGTCTTGAACAAAATGGCGTTTCCCGCCGCGATTTTCTTAAATTCTGTTCCGCTGTCGCCGTAGCGATGGGACTCGCCCCATCCATGGCGCCATCCATCGCAAAAGCTCTTACCCAAGGCAAACGTCCTGTCGTTGTTTATCTTCACAACGCAGAATGCACCGGTTGTTCCGAAGCATTGCTTCGTACCTATCAACCTTTGCTCGACGCGATTTTATTTGACACCATTTCCCTTGAATACCACGAAACCCTTATGCAAGCTTCTGGTGAAATGGCGGAAAAATCCCTTGAAGAAGCGATCAACCACCCCGACGGTTTCATCTGCTTGGTGGAAGGCGCCATTCCTACCGCCCAAGACGGCATTTTCGGCACAATCGCAGGACATACCATGTATGACAACTGCAAAAAAATCCTCACAAAAGCGAAAGCTGTCGTCGCTATCGGCACATGCGCCGCTTTCGGCGGTGTGCAAGCCGCAGCACCAAACCCAACCGGAGCGAAAGGCCTCAATGATTGTTACGGCGAATTTGGCGTCAATGCAATCAACATTGCAGGCTGTCCGCCAAATCCGCTCAACATGGTAGGCGCATTGGTAGCACTTCTGCAAGGAAAAGAAGTCGAACTTGACGACAACAACCGCCCTCTTATGTTCTTTGGCGAAACCGTCCACGACCAATGCGAACGCCTGCCTCACTTTGAAGCCGGCGAATTTGCCCCTTCCTTTGATTCCGAAGAAGCCAAAAACGGCTGGTGTCTGTACGAGCTTGGCTGCAAAGGTCCAAGCACTTACAACAACTGCCCGAAAGTCCTTTTTAACGAAGTGAGCTGGCCGGTCAAAGGCGGGCACCCATGCATCGGCTGCAGCGAACCGGATTTCTGGGACAGCTTATCTCCATTCTATGAAGCATAA
- a CDS encoding branched-chain amino acid ABC transporter substrate-binding protein produces the protein MKKITWFAFLGLCLFAWTGAAFAENIKIGLMCPLTGGWTSEGKDMERIVSLLAEEVNKNGGINGKQIELVIEDDAGDPRSAALAAQKLASNEVVAVIGTYGSAVTEATQNIYDESEILQIGTGSTSVRLTEKGLDYFFRTCPRDDEQGIVAARYIQKLGYKNVAIVHDNSSYSSGLAEESRAELEKLGINVVFYDALTPKERDYSPILTKIKAVNPDLIFFTAYYPEAGLLLRQKSEMGWDVPMIGGDAVNNLDLLKIAGKSAEGFLFVSPPVLKDFSTEQGKAFLNAYKAKYDDTLPQSVWAVLAGDAFNVLVEALKNTEPDAEALSAYLKNDLGEYEGITGTFGFNQKGDRVGPLYRLYEVDKNGNFVIKE, from the coding sequence ATGAAAAAAATAACATGGTTTGCGTTTTTGGGACTATGCTTATTCGCCTGGACCGGAGCGGCGTTTGCCGAAAATATCAAGATCGGTCTGATGTGTCCCCTTACCGGCGGCTGGACAAGCGAAGGCAAGGATATGGAACGCATTGTCAGCTTATTGGCTGAAGAAGTGAATAAAAACGGCGGAATTAACGGAAAACAGATTGAACTTGTCATCGAAGACGATGCCGGTGACCCGAGAAGCGCCGCTTTAGCCGCGCAGAAACTGGCTTCCAATGAAGTTGTCGCCGTAATCGGCACGTATGGTTCCGCCGTGACGGAAGCTACCCAAAATATTTATGACGAATCGGAAATTTTGCAGATAGGCACAGGTTCGACCAGCGTCCGCCTTACGGAAAAAGGGCTCGATTATTTCTTCAGAACATGTCCCCGTGATGATGAGCAAGGCATTGTCGCCGCGCGCTATATTCAAAAGCTCGGCTATAAGAATGTCGCCATTGTGCATGACAATTCTTCCTATTCCAGCGGCTTGGCGGAAGAAAGCCGCGCCGAACTTGAAAAACTCGGTATCAATGTTGTTTTTTACGACGCCCTCACGCCGAAAGAAAGGGATTATTCTCCGATTTTAACCAAAATCAAAGCCGTAAATCCGGATCTTATTTTCTTTACCGCCTATTATCCGGAAGCGGGCTTGCTGCTCCGTCAAAAATCGGAAATGGGCTGGGATGTGCCCATGATCGGCGGCGACGCTGTCAATAATCTCGATCTTCTGAAGATTGCGGGAAAATCCGCTGAAGGCTTTTTGTTCGTAAGCCCTCCGGTTCTGAAAGACTTCAGCACGGAACAAGGCAAAGCTTTTCTTAATGCGTATAAAGCCAAATATGACGATACGCTGCCCCAATCCGTTTGGGCTGTTTTGGCGGGGGACGCGTTCAATGTTCTGGTGGAAGCGCTGAAAAATACGGAACCTGACGCCGAAGCGCTTTCTGCATACTTGAAAAATGATTTGGGCGAATATGAAGGTATTACGGGAACGTTCGGTTTCAACCAAAAGGGCGACCGTGTTGGTCCTTTGTACAGATTGTATGAAGTGGATAAAAACGGAAATTTCGTGATCAAAGAATAA
- a CDS encoding universal stress protein, translated as MPSLKTILCALDLSEHSQVVAEEASMLAKLSGAKIYAMYVAPTMTQYTGFHVAPSTIDGFVGEIVTGAENSMAEFVAKHFEGVEVEADVVVGYATEEILAAADKYNADIIVMGTHGRKGIDRILFGSVAEKVVTQSKIPVLTIRPANLTENNG; from the coding sequence ATGCCATCATTAAAAACTATTTTATGTGCATTGGATTTATCGGAACACAGCCAAGTAGTGGCAGAAGAAGCCTCCATGCTTGCAAAATTATCCGGCGCAAAGATTTATGCAATGTATGTCGCTCCGACCATGACCCAATATACCGGCTTTCATGTGGCGCCCAGCACTATTGACGGCTTTGTCGGCGAAATCGTCACCGGTGCGGAAAACAGCATGGCTGAATTTGTGGCGAAACACTTTGAAGGCGTTGAAGTCGAAGCCGATGTGGTTGTCGGGTACGCCACGGAAGAAATTCTTGCGGCAGCTGACAAATACAATGCGGACATCATCGTTATGGGTACGCACGGACGCAAAGGCATTGACAGAATTTTATTCGGTTCCGTCGCAGAAAAAGTCGTCACCCAATCAAAAATTCCGGTTCTTACCATCCGCCCCGCAAACTTGACTGAAAACAACGGCTAA
- the yjgA gene encoding ribosome biogenesis factor YjgA, giving the protein MAKKNRYQYQENTSGDENRISRSQKKRDSTELQKLGEELAGLAPAKLALLPLTEDLEHAFAEYRKLKSKEAKRRQLQYIGRLMREAQLESEANGTEDIVSVYLDAKGDL; this is encoded by the coding sequence ATGGCTAAAAAAAACCGCTATCAATATCAGGAAAACACAAGCGGCGATGAAAACCGTATCAGCCGCTCGCAAAAAAAGCGGGACAGCACGGAACTGCAAAAACTAGGCGAGGAACTTGCCGGTTTGGCTCCCGCCAAGCTCGCCCTGTTGCCCCTTACCGAAGATTTGGAACATGCCTTCGCAGAATACAGAAAACTGAAAAGCAAAGAAGCGAAAAGGCGCCAGCTCCAGTATATCGGACGCCTTATGCGCGAAGCGCAGCTTGAAAGCGAAGCGAACGGCACGGAAGACATAGTAAGCGTTTATCTTGACGCAAAAGGGGATTTGTGA
- a CDS encoding diacylglycerol kinase, with protein sequence MEKKTGFFNGIVHIFYALSYSLQGILTGLRVSVAIRQECFILVLLGFLGWYTDKYWFLTSISVAGWLLVIVAELFNSAIEEALDLITHEYSVRVKAAKDMGSAAVFILIMINIYGQALIYAPELYQLINYAKTYLNK encoded by the coding sequence ATGGAAAAAAAGACAGGTTTTTTTAATGGAATAGTGCATATCTTTTACGCGCTCAGTTACTCCTTACAGGGCATTTTGACGGGCTTGCGGGTGAGCGTCGCCATACGGCAGGAATGTTTCATATTGGTTCTTTTGGGCTTTTTAGGGTGGTATACGGATAAATATTGGTTTTTAACCTCAATATCCGTTGCCGGATGGCTTTTGGTCATTGTGGCTGAACTTTTTAATTCCGCCATTGAAGAAGCTCTCGATTTAATTACCCATGAATATTCGGTACGGGTGAAAGCCGCCAAGGATATGGGGTCCGCCGCCGTTTTTATTCTGATTATGATCAATATTTACGGACAGGCGCTTATTTACGCTCCGGAATTGTATCAGCTGATTAATTACGCAAAAACATATTTGAATAAGTAG
- a CDS encoding pyridoxal-phosphate-dependent aminotransferase family protein has translation MQNHLRLLTPGPTAIPDRVRLAMAMPMIHHRKPEFKAVLEETRFYLKKLFGTEQEVLPLASSGTGAMTAAVINLFSRGEKILVAQAGKFGERWRSIAQVQGLEIVEIAKPWGEAVLAEDIEAVLKQHADIKGVCIQICETSTGVMHPIHEIAKITRKYDVLLVADGISSVGISPAPMDEWGIDVLLTGSQKGLMVPAGLSLLAFSEKAWKKAEQTETSCFYFNLKAELKNVLKNQTNFSSPVSLIVGLKEALAMIFEDSGHGGCGGLDALYQKHFALAQMTRAGIKAMGLEPFAKTYYAWGLTSVAMPQNVSGSELVGLAAKETGVVIAAGQEPMKDEMIRLAHMGHVDFGDMLAGLYAVARSLPQKPAAFDNAYMSIAMQAYENAPAYPKNGVAGA, from the coding sequence ATGCAAAATCATTTACGCCTTTTAACTCCCGGACCCACGGCGATTCCGGACAGAGTGCGCCTTGCGATGGCTATGCCCATGATACATCACAGGAAGCCTGAATTCAAAGCTGTCTTGGAAGAAACACGGTTTTATCTTAAAAAACTTTTCGGCACGGAGCAAGAAGTTTTGCCCTTGGCAAGTTCCGGGACGGGAGCGATGACCGCGGCTGTCATCAATTTATTCAGCCGTGGTGAAAAAATCCTTGTGGCGCAAGCGGGAAAATTCGGGGAACGCTGGCGTTCCATCGCACAGGTGCAGGGCTTGGAAATCGTTGAAATTGCGAAGCCTTGGGGAGAGGCGGTTTTAGCTGAAGATATTGAAGCGGTTTTGAAACAGCATGCCGATATAAAAGGTGTTTGCATTCAAATTTGCGAAACCTCCACGGGGGTTATGCACCCTATTCATGAAATTGCGAAAATAACGCGGAAATATGATGTCTTGCTTGTTGCCGACGGTATTTCGTCCGTGGGAATTTCTCCTGCGCCTATGGACGAATGGGGGATTGACGTTCTTTTAACCGGTTCGCAGAAAGGGCTTATGGTGCCGGCAGGTCTTTCGCTGCTTGCTTTTTCGGAAAAAGCGTGGAAAAAAGCCGAACAAACGGAAACAAGCTGTTTTTATTTCAATTTGAAAGCGGAACTTAAGAACGTGTTGAAAAATCAAACCAATTTCAGTTCTCCGGTTTCGCTGATTGTGGGCTTGAAAGAAGCTCTTGCCATGATTTTTGAGGATTCAGGACACGGGGGCTGCGGAGGCTTGGACGCTCTTTATCAAAAGCACTTCGCCCTTGCGCAGATGACCAGAGCGGGAATAAAAGCCATGGGGCTCGAGCCCTTTGCGAAAACGTATTACGCATGGGGACTCACTTCCGTCGCAATGCCTCAGAACGTTTCAGGCAGCGAACTGGTCGGTCTTGCGGCGAAAGAAACAGGCGTGGTTATCGCAGCAGGGCAGGAGCCTATGAAAGATGAGATGATACGCCTCGCCCACATGGGACATGTGGATTTTGGGGATATGCTTGCCGGGCTTTATGCCGTTGCGAGAAGTTTGCCTCAAAAACCTGCTGCTTTTGATAACGCTTATATGAGCATAGCCATGCAGGCGTATGAGAATGCTCCGGCATATCCGAAAAATGGTGTCGCAGGCGCATAA
- the speB gene encoding agmatinase: protein MMTVNSLEIPRFSGIRTFMRLPQAADGQKADVSVIGVPFDTATSFRPGTRFGPAALREASLILKPYCPVVDVDILEHLTIADYGDCPTIPGYTAESLDKIQEHLFPFYKENTVPVVLGGDHSITLAELRAFHEAKGPAALLHFDAHSDTVPEYFGKPYNHGSPFYHALNEGLIIPEKSIQIGIRGPLYDKHILDYPKNKGLRIVLGDELHNRGCDAIIAEAIARLQGSPVFLTFDIDFLDASYAPGTGTPEVEGFSTRQALCMVRKICKKIDVAAMDLVEVLPDKDASGITALAGVSVIHAFLAALAWRKSNTPS from the coding sequence ATGATGACTGTAAATTCACTAGAAATACCAAGATTTTCCGGCATTAGAACCTTCATGCGCCTGCCTCAGGCGGCAGACGGACAAAAAGCGGACGTTTCCGTCATCGGGGTACCTTTCGATACGGCAACCTCGTTCAGACCGGGAACAAGATTCGGACCTGCCGCCCTGCGCGAAGCTTCCCTTATTCTCAAACCCTATTGCCCCGTCGTGGATGTGGATATTCTGGAACATTTGACAATCGCCGATTATGGCGACTGCCCGACAATTCCGGGATACACCGCGGAAAGCCTCGACAAGATTCAGGAACACTTATTTCCCTTTTACAAGGAAAACACCGTTCCCGTTGTCTTAGGCGGCGACCACAGCATAACCCTTGCGGAACTGAGGGCTTTTCATGAAGCGAAAGGACCTGCGGCACTGCTCCATTTCGACGCCCACAGCGATACCGTTCCGGAATATTTCGGAAAACCCTATAACCACGGCTCGCCTTTCTACCATGCCCTCAACGAAGGATTGATCATTCCGGAAAAATCCATACAAATCGGCATACGCGGACCTCTTTACGACAAGCATATCTTGGATTATCCCAAAAACAAAGGCTTGCGGATCGTCCTGGGCGACGAACTCCACAACAGGGGCTGTGATGCAATTATCGCCGAAGCCATTGCGCGGCTGCAAGGAAGCCCTGTTTTTTTAACCTTTGACATTGATTTTCTTGACGCTTCATACGCCCCGGGAACAGGCACCCCGGAAGTGGAAGGCTTTTCAACACGGCAAGCCCTCTGCATGGTCCGAAAAATCTGCAAAAAAATCGACGTGGCAGCCATGGATCTCGTGGAAGTTCTGCCGGATAAGGACGCTTCAGGCATAACCGCCTTAGCCGGCGTTTCAGTAATCCATGCCTTTCTCGCCGCCCTTGCATGGCGGAAAAGCAATACGCCTTCATAA
- a CDS encoding TRAP transporter large permease, giving the protein MIDAYSTTAYMFLSMLLLMATGLPIVYCLGAVGSLAAIFLWGFEALDIVYFATVDLMNNLILSAVPLFIFMGFVLHESKIGRDLFDTVHLCSGRLRGALGIGTMLLCALMAAMLGVSSATVLSMGVIAVPAMLQKKYDKSLAVGIVQAGGALGFLIPPSMMMVMYAFISGVSVGKLFAGGIVPGILLSLIYILYIVILAWLKPDYAPAMETEEPVCTKIKAKALLELALPLTLIFSILGTIFMGLASPTEAAAIGAAGSLVCAAIKKRLNLEMLKASCRQTFAICGFAAYLIIAALIFSKVYTGLGATTMIKSLVLGLDPNPIVVMALIQISFFILGMFMDDIAILFMCMPIYIPIIIGLGFDPVWFGILFVVNMQMAYITPPYGLNLFYMRAVAPKEVTLKDIYWGAVPFIFLQGLLLILLILFPQLVLWLPDLIFG; this is encoded by the coding sequence ATGATAGACGCGTATTCGACCACCGCATACATGTTTCTTTCCATGCTGCTTTTAATGGCAACAGGTCTGCCTATTGTTTACTGCCTCGGTGCAGTCGGCTCTCTTGCCGCAATTTTCCTTTGGGGCTTTGAAGCGCTGGACATCGTTTATTTTGCAACTGTCGACCTCATGAACAACCTTATCCTGAGCGCCGTACCGCTCTTTATTTTCATGGGCTTCGTCCTTCATGAATCAAAAATAGGCAGGGATTTGTTCGACACCGTCCATTTGTGTTCGGGCAGGCTCCGCGGCGCATTGGGCATAGGAACAATGCTTTTATGCGCATTGATGGCTGCCATGCTCGGAGTAAGTTCCGCGACGGTACTCTCCATGGGCGTTATCGCCGTTCCTGCCATGCTCCAAAAAAAATATGACAAATCACTGGCTGTCGGCATCGTACAGGCGGGCGGCGCATTGGGCTTTTTAATTCCTCCCAGCATGATGATGGTCATGTATGCCTTCATCAGCGGCGTTTCGGTCGGAAAGCTTTTTGCAGGCGGCATTGTTCCCGGAATTTTGCTTTCGCTGATTTATATCCTTTATATCGTCATCCTCGCATGGCTCAAGCCGGATTATGCTCCCGCCATGGAAACCGAGGAACCCGTCTGCACCAAAATCAAAGCCAAAGCCCTTCTTGAACTTGCGCTTCCATTAACCCTTATTTTCTCTATCTTGGGCACTATCTTCATGGGCTTGGCTTCTCCGACAGAAGCAGCCGCCATCGGCGCGGCAGGCTCCCTTGTCTGCGCCGCAATCAAAAAACGCCTGAATTTGGAAATGCTCAAAGCCAGCTGCAGGCAAACATTCGCTATTTGCGGTTTTGCGGCATACCTTATCATAGCGGCATTGATTTTCAGCAAAGTTTACACCGGACTTGGCGCGACAACAATGATCAAATCCCTTGTCCTCGGACTTGACCCCAATCCCATTGTCGTCATGGCGCTTATTCAGATCTCGTTTTTCATCTTAGGAATGTTCATGGACGACATCGCCATTTTATTCATGTGCATGCCCATTTATATCCCTATCATCATCGGTTTGGGTTTTGACCCCGTATGGTTCGGCATTTTATTTGTTGTCAATATGCAAATGGCGTATATCACACCGCCGTACGGGCTCAACTTATTTTACATGCGGGCGGTGGCGCCGAAAGAAGTCACCCTGAAAGACATTTATTGGGGAGCTGTTCCGTTCATTTTCCTGCAAGGGCTTCTTCTCATTCTTTTAATTTTGTTCCCGCAGCTTGTGCTTTGGCTTCCCGACTTGATTTTCGGATAA
- a CDS encoding TRAP transporter small permease subunit, which translates to MMTIKRIVECIDKTNRFITSFTMWLILPLIGIMLFEVVMRYAFHSPTVWGAELSSMIFGIYMIYSGPCSVYEKVQVGVDLFSSKWKPRTQAAVHCLTYVFTMAFFVSIISLTFKYAMESWELKEVSTSAWGQPIYHWKALIPIAYVLTFAQTVSDFIRNAYLAITGEEL; encoded by the coding sequence ATGATGACAATAAAAAGAATTGTGGAATGCATTGATAAAACGAACCGTTTTATCACATCGTTCACAATGTGGCTCATTCTTCCATTGATCGGCATCATGCTTTTTGAGGTGGTCATGCGCTATGCGTTCCATTCCCCGACGGTTTGGGGGGCGGAACTGAGTTCCATGATTTTCGGTATCTATATGATTTATTCGGGACCTTGCTCTGTTTATGAAAAAGTGCAGGTAGGCGTCGATTTGTTTTCTTCAAAATGGAAACCCAGAACGCAAGCCGCCGTGCATTGCCTCACCTATGTTTTCACCATGGCGTTTTTCGTCAGCATAATTTCTTTAACCTTTAAATACGCAATGGAATCATGGGAATTGAAAGAAGTGTCGACATCCGCGTGGGGTCAGCCCATTTATCATTGGAAAGCCCTCATCCCCATAGCCTATGTGCTGACTTTCGCGCAAACGGTTTCCGACTTCATCCGCAACGCATACCTTGCGATAACCGGGGAGGAATTATGA
- the dctP gene encoding TRAP transporter substrate-binding protein DctP produces the protein MKKLLKQALAACAAVLLSAGISQAADYNLKLQTYYPATTLQIAKGFADNVKAMSNGRVDIQIFSGGELVGSGNILKSVKTGMIDIGHGMGHHFAEMKTGTLESGLPMAWMDATEAQILYKHRGLKEIFEKQYENAGVVYLGPTRASAYQLLTKTPVSSLDELRKLKIRAVGAAAKMLTNLGVSCVNLPVEDIYMALSTGQIDGVLYGNAFEYEETKYYEVARYINTTPLIDPITDTLIINKKLWDSFPDDIKAIFRAAADCAVNDYYFFTANESMRVIGTTFKDKTTSFSAEDQKEILQAAIKVWDEEAKRSPEFAKGVEILKQFAKEKGRL, from the coding sequence ATGAAAAAATTATTGAAACAAGCGTTAGCGGCATGCGCCGCGGTTTTGCTGTCCGCCGGTATTTCCCAAGCCGCTGACTACAACCTTAAATTACAGACATATTATCCGGCGACAACCCTGCAAATCGCCAAAGGGTTTGCGGATAACGTAAAAGCCATGTCAAACGGCAGGGTCGACATTCAAATTTTCTCCGGCGGAGAACTTGTCGGCTCCGGCAATATCCTGAAATCCGTTAAAACTGGCATGATCGACATCGGACACGGCATGGGCCACCATTTTGCGGAAATGAAGACAGGCACGTTGGAATCCGGACTTCCCATGGCTTGGATGGACGCCACGGAAGCGCAAATCCTCTATAAGCACAGAGGATTGAAAGAAATTTTTGAAAAGCAGTATGAAAACGCCGGAGTGGTGTATCTCGGGCCGACCAGAGCTTCCGCATACCAGCTCCTGACCAAAACCCCGGTCAGCTCCCTTGATGAACTGAGAAAATTAAAAATCAGGGCGGTGGGCGCAGCAGCAAAAATGCTCACCAATTTGGGCGTGAGCTGTGTGAACCTTCCAGTGGAAGATATTTACATGGCGCTTTCAACCGGACAGATTGACGGCGTTCTGTACGGAAACGCGTTTGAATACGAAGAAACCAAATATTACGAAGTCGCCCGATATATCAATACGACGCCGCTCATCGACCCAATCACCGACACGCTGATCATCAATAAAAAACTTTGGGATTCTTTCCCTGACGACATTAAAGCCATTTTCAGAGCCGCCGCCGACTGCGCCGTAAACGATTACTATTTCTTCACGGCGAACGAAAGCATGCGCGTTATCGGAACCACGTTCAAAGACAAGACAACGTCTTTCTCCGCGGAAGACCAAAAAGAAATCCTCCAAGCCGCAATCAAAGTATGGGACGAGGAAGCGAAACGCTCTCCTGAATTTGCGAAAGGCGTAGAAATTTTGAAACAGTTCGCCAAAGAAAAAGGAAGACTCTAA
- a CDS encoding GntR family transcriptional regulator: protein MIQPIHSEGSAREKVYEYLLKQMRDGVLLPGSTLNLKDISKKLAMSSTPLRDSLIKLEAEGFLTIYPRSKVVINSLEYEDFPFLYSTIGTLEALLIMSSLHFYTPEHLEYLYLKNEEMRNALNEDDMVTYDKCHYEFHDVFTELGKNVFAERIITPIKNRLWDFPRKNFIREWYQNAIKEHGQIVDSIKEKNIAKLEYIIKQIHWGIDYNLHYIKKAYGVSKND, encoded by the coding sequence ATGATACAGCCAATTCATTCCGAAGGGTCCGCACGTGAAAAAGTTTATGAATATTTGCTGAAACAAATGCGTGACGGCGTGCTTCTTCCGGGAAGCACGCTGAATTTGAAAGATATCAGCAAAAAGCTCGCCATGAGCAGCACTCCTTTGAGGGATTCGCTCATCAAGCTTGAAGCGGAAGGGTTCCTGACCATTTATCCGCGCAGCAAAGTTGTGATCAATTCTTTGGAATATGAGGATTTTCCTTTTTTATACAGCACCATCGGAACGCTTGAAGCGCTGCTCATAATGAGCTCCCTGCATTTTTACACGCCGGAGCATTTGGAATATCTTTACCTGAAAAATGAAGAAATGAGAAATGCCTTGAATGAGGACGACATGGTCACATATGACAAATGCCATTATGAATTTCATGATGTTTTCACCGAGCTTGGCAAAAATGTTTTCGCCGAACGCATTATCACGCCTATCAAAAACAGGCTTTGGGACTTTCCCCGCAAGAATTTCATCAGGGAATGGTATCAAAACGCGATTAAAGAGCATGGGCAGATTGTTGATTCCATAAAGGAAAAGAATATTGCCAAGCTTGAATACATTATCAAGCAAATCCACTGGGGAATTGATTATAATCTGCATTATATCAAAAAAGCCTACGGCGTTTCAAAAAACGACTGA
- a CDS encoding YbaK/EbsC family protein, translating to MAIEKVKAYFKKFGMENKIQEFKVSSATIELAAQALHCEPCRIAKTLSFSVNEHPILIVAAGDAKIDNSKYKAQFKTKAKMLLPEDTETIIGHKAGGVCPFAVNENIDVYLDESLKRFQTVFPACGSDNSAIELTIPELEQYAQMTAWVDVCKNWNEPKND from the coding sequence ATGGCAATAGAAAAAGTCAAAGCGTATTTTAAAAAATTCGGCATGGAAAACAAAATACAGGAATTTAAAGTTTCCAGCGCAACCATTGAGCTTGCCGCTCAAGCCCTGCACTGTGAACCGTGCAGAATTGCCAAAACACTTTCCTTTTCGGTCAATGAACACCCCATATTGATTGTGGCTGCCGGCGACGCCAAAATCGACAATTCAAAATACAAAGCCCAATTCAAAACAAAAGCGAAAATGCTTTTGCCTGAAGACACCGAAACAATAATCGGGCATAAAGCAGGAGGCGTTTGCCCTTTTGCTGTCAATGAAAATATTGACGTTTACCTTGATGAATCATTGAAACGGTTTCAAACCGTTTTTCCCGCTTGCGGAAGTGATAACAGCGCCATCGAGCTGACCATTCCGGAACTTGAACAATATGCCCAAATGACGGCATGGGTAGATGTTTGCAAAAATTGGAATGAACCCAAGAACGATTAA